The following is a genomic window from Amycolatopsis sp. BJA-103.
CGCCAGCTCGAAGTCCGGCGGGATCACCCCGATCCCGGCGAAGGCGTTCCTCAATCCGAAGCCAACGGCCACGCCGAGACCGCTGCCGAGCACCCCGGCTACCGACGCGACCAGCATGGTCTCGGCGCCGATCAGCTTGCGGATCTGCTGGGGTGTCGCCGCGATCGCCCGCAGCAGCGCGAACTCCCGGCGACGCTGGTTGATGACCAGCGCCAGTGTGCTGGCCACGACGAACACCGCGATGAGGAGCGCGAACCCGCCGAACGAACCCGCGAGCGCCATCAGGAGCATGCGGGTCTGGCTGACGTCGAGGAACTCGACCGTGCTGCGCTCGACCCCGGTCGTCACCGTTACCTTGTCGGTGCCGACCGCGGCGCTGATCCGGTCGGCGAGGTCGCCCGGCGTGACACCCGGGTCCGCCAGCACGCCGATCGCGTGCACCTGGCCGGGCGTCCCGGCGAGCTCGGCGGCCTTCTCCTGCGAGAAGAACACCGAGGACTGACGGCTGAGGCCGTCGCCCGACTTCGGGGCGGCGATCCCGGAGACCAAGTAGTCCACCGGCGTCGAACGGACGGCGATCTTCACCTGCTGACCGGCCGTCACCCCGCTCCGGGACGCCAGTTCCGCGTCGAGGACGACCTCGTCGGGACCGGCGGGTGCGCGGCCGTCACGCAAGGAGAAAGGCGCCAGTTTGGCGGCGTCCCAGTTGTGGCCGAGCGACTGGCCGCCTTCCGGCCCGTTCAGCGCGCGGCCGTCGGCCGTCACGACGTTGGCGGGGAAGCTCTGCTCCGCCACCACGCCGCGGACACCCGGCACCGACGTGATCGTCCCGGCGATCGTCACCGGCACCGAGGCCTGCTCCCCGACCTGCTGGGTTTCCATCGGGCCTGCACCGGGCGGGTCGACCGTCTGCTGCCCGCCGACGACGACCGCCGCGTCCGCGTACCGCTGTGTCGGGACACCGGCCCGCAGCCCGGACTCCATCAGGATGCCGCAGCCGGCGACGAGCGCCGTGCCGCAGAGGATCGCGATGAACGCGCCGACGAAGCCGCTCAGGCGGGTCTTGATCGTCTGCCATGCCAAATCCCACATGACGTCACCACTCCCCGAGGTGGGTCATGCGCTCGGCGACACGTTCCGGCGTCGGCTGCGGGAGGTGACCCGCGAGCTTGCCGTCGGCCAGGAACAGCACGCCGTGCGCGGCCGAGGCCGCCACCGGGTCGTGTGTGACCATCAGCACGGTCTGCCCCATGTCGTCCACAATGGAACGGAGCAGGTCGAGCACCTGGCGCGCGGTGCGCGTGTCCAGCGCACCGGTCGGTTCGTCGGCGAGGACGACCTCCGGCCGGGTGACCAGCGCGCGGGCGATCGCGACCCGCTGCTGCTGGCCGCCGGAGAGTTCCGACGGGCGGTGTTCGAGCCGCTTCGCGATCCCGACCCCCTCGACGATCTCGCGCAGCCACTGCGGGTCGGGCTTCTGCCCGGCCAGGCGCATCGGGAGCGTGATGTTCTGCAGCACGTTCAGCGACGGCAACAGGTTGTAGGCCTGGAAGATGAACCCGATGCGGGTCCTCCGCAGCTCAGTGAGCGCTTTCTCACGCAGCTTGCTGAGTTCGGTGTCACCGAGCAGAACCCGTCCCGAGCTCGGCCGGTCGAGCCCGGCCGCGCAGTGCAGGAAGGTGCTCTTGCCCGATCCCGACGGTCCCATCACGGCGGTGAACGTGCCCTTGCGCACCCCGACGGTCACCCCGTTCAAAGCAGTGACCGCGCCGTCACCGGAACCGTAGACCTTGCTCACGGATTCCAGTGCCAAGGCGCACGTGCCCCCTGAATTCATCATTTCCCCTTAAGCGGTGGTGATCTCTCTCGTCAAACCTACGGTCGGCGAGGGCTCGGATCGATCCCGCGTGAGGGAAGACTCGTGGTAGTGCTGGCACCACCACGACCGGTTGATCGGCGGTCACGACGCTGTGCCGGGTGGCGCGGGAGGGGGCCGCAGGCGCGCCAGGGAGACCTGAAGCTCCCGGCTGTCCTCAAGGGACACTTCCAGGCAGCTGGTTGCCCGTTTCATACCGTATGTGCGCTTTGCTAAGGGGGTCGCGAGTGGCAATGCGCGTTCCATTGAGGGGTAAGTCAAATGTGGCATGACCGAGCCTCTAGAGGCGACCTCGTGGCATGATTCTGGACCGGCCTGCGGGCGCCAGTCGCTCCCGAATGTCCACAAGGGACACTCTCTGGCGACAGAATGTCCGATTGATGGTTAGATGTGCGGTTTTCGAGGGGGTCGTGAGTGGCAAAGAGGGTTAGAACCCGCTTTGCCACTCACGATCCCATCCGCAAAGCGTGCATATGGGTATCAATCGGACATTTACCCGGCCAAATGTGTCCCGTGTGGACAGTCAGGGGTGCGGCCAGTCCAGATCCGCGATACTGAAGGCTCCCTTCACCGCATCGGACGCGGCGAAGGGAGCCTTCAGTCCGGCACGACCCGCCCGCGAACACGACACGTTTGCCCTTCCCCTGTTCCACCCCTCTTTGCCACTCACGACCCCCGGACACCAGCTCCCCGGCTGTCCTTAAGGGACACTTCCAGGCAGCGGTCGGCTCTCGCTTGATCGGGTCCGGACACCGGGATGATCGCCGAACCGACAGCGACCATCGCGGTCACGCTGATCTTCGTCACCCGTATCACGATCGACCTCCATCTCCGGCACATTGATCCGACTATCCTGAGCATGCGCGAAAGGCCCTTCCTGATTCGCGGAGGCATGCCGCTCAGTGAGCGACCGGTGAAATCCTCGGCAGCCCGGCTACCTCACCAAGATGACCAAGATGCCTGCCCGCCCTGGCACGAATCTTGGATTCTCCTTGTATCCCGTGCCGGAACAGCGTGACGATATAGTAAAACAAAGGCGTCTACTTCTGCGTCATCCGTCGAACCGACCCCGATTCACCATGAATTTCCGTTGTTCGACCGGCGCCACCAACCAGGACCACCACGAATTCCCCCGGATCAATTCCGTTGACCATCGGCGCGAGGGGGCCGAGTTGTAAAACTCAGGGAATTCTGGGATTTTCCTTGTATCCTCCCTCGTACTTGACTCGGGGAGGAGGGGCCTTGATCGAGTTCGGACTTCTGGGAGAGATAGAGGCCCGCTGGAACGGCGAGCCGATGGAACTCGGCCACAAGCGGCAGCGATCGGTGTTGGTGGTACTCCTGACCGAACCGAATCGAGTGATGTCCGCCGACCAGCTGATCGACCGGGTGTGGGCCCGGCAACCACCCCGTGGTGCCCGTGGCACGCTGTATGGCTACCTGTATCGGCTACGGCAGGCATTGGCCGAAGCCTCGGACGTCGACATCGTGCGAAGATCCGGCGGCTACGCGCTGAGCGTCGACCTCCGGGCCGTGGACCTGCACCGGTTTCGTGACTTGATCGGCCGAGCCAACGAGGCCGAAGGGGAATGCGCGCTGACCCTGTTCGACGAGGCGCTCGGACTGTGGCGGGGCGAAGCCTTCGCCGGGATCGATCTTCCTTTCGTCAATGCCCTGCGGGACACGGTGAACAAAGAGCGGCTCGCGGCGCAGTTGGACCGTAACGACCTCGCGTTACGCCTTGGACAGCACGCGGTGGCACTGCCCGCTCTCGCTGCCATGGCCACCGAGAATCCGCTGAACGAACGGGTGGCCTGCCAACTGGTCCTGGCCCTGTATCGCGATGGCCGTGCGGCCGAGGCGTTGGAGCACTACGAGCAGATACGAAGACGGCTGGCCGACGAGTTCGGTGCCGACCCCGGGTCCGCCTTGCGGGAGTTGTATCACCGGCTGCTGACGGCCGACCCGGCCTTGTCCGCCCCCGTCGTTCCCGGCAGGCCGAGTACACCGCCGCGGCAGCTTCCCTCACCGCCCGGGTCGTTCGTCGGACGGGCTCGCGAACTGGCCGAACTCGACGGCTTCCTGGCCACGCGGGGCGACACCGATATCGTCGCCACGATCGATGGCAGCGGTGGCATCGGCAAGTCCTGGCTGACCTTGCACTGGGCTCACCGCAACCTCGACCAGTTCCCGGACGGGCAGCTGTACTGGGACCTTCGCGGGTTCGATCCGGCGGCAGGCCCCGCGCCGCCGACCGTCGTACTCTGCGGGTTCATCGAGGCTCTCGGTATCGATCCCGAAACGATCCCGACGGGTACCGATGCCCAGGCCGGACTGTTCCGCAGTGTGACCGCCAACCGCAGGTTGCTGATCATTCTGGACAACGCCAGGGACTCCGCCCATGTCCTGCCGCTTCTGCCAGGGTCACCGTCTTGCACCGTCGTGGTCACGTCGAGGAACCAGCTCACCAGTCTGACCGCCTCGCACAACGCTCGACGGCTCACGGTGAAAGCGCTGAACACAGCGGAGGCGACCGAGTTGCTGACCCGCAAACTGGGCAGGGAGCGGGTGATCTCCCAGCCCGAGGCCGTCGCCGAGCTGCTGGGTCATTGCGCCGGTCTTCCTCTGGCGCTGGGCATCGTGGCGGCGCGCGCCTGCACCAACCCCGGCTTCCCGTTGGCGGTGCTGGCCGACGAGCTACACGATGTTTCCACCCGCCTCGACGCTCTGGACACCGGCGAGCCGACGAGCAGCGTTCGTGCGGTGTTTTCCGCCTCCTACCAAGCCCTTCGACCGGATGTCGCGAGGGTGTTCCGGCTGCTGGGCCTGGTACCGAGCCCCGACATCAGCCTCGCCGCGGTGGCGAGTCTCGCCGGTCAGCCCAAGGCCGGCACCCACATCGCCATGCGCGGTCTCGAGGCGGCGCATCTCGTGCAGCAGCCTGTCCCCGGCCGATATCGTATGCACGACCTCGTCCGGCTGTATTCGGCCGAACACGCGCAGTGCGACGAGCCTGCCGATTCCCGAACGGCGGCGGTCCGGCGATTGTGTCTTTTCCATCTCCAGACGGCGTACGCCGCAGACCGCCTCGTCTATCCTCAGCGCCCGCCGATCACGCTGGCCTCGGCGGAAACCGGCGGTGTGCCGCATTCGATAGTGGACCGCGCTTCCGCGATGACCTGGTTCGAACAGGAGTTTCCCTGCCTGCTCGCAGTTCAGCACCTTGCCTCCGAGCAGGGCTGGGACACGCTCGTGTGGCAGCTGGCCTGGGTACTGCACAGTTTCTTCTGGAGGTCCGGCGACTGGCATGACTGCGTCGCCGCTTGGAGCCTCGGCGTGGCCGCGGCCGACCGGCTCGGAGCGCCCGACGTCCAGGCTTTGGCTCGTCGCAACCTCGGCGAGGTCTGCGCCCACGTGGGTGACCACGACGGAGCTCTCAAGAATCTCGAGCACGCACTCGAACTGGCCGAGTCGAGCGACGACCGGGCCGCGTTGGTACTCACCCACCGATCGCTGTCGGTCGCGTGGGAGCAACAAGGAGACGACAAGCGGGCGTTACGGCACGCCGAAGACATGCTGCGACTCTGCGAAGACACCGGGGACCATCTGGGAACCGCCGACGCACTGCACGGGATCGGCTGGCTCCAAGCCCGGCTCGGCCAGCACCGTCGAGCGACCGCCACCTGCGAGCAGGCTCTTGCGCTTGTCAAGCAGCATGACCGTCGCGAGGCCGAAGCCGCCGTCCTCGACAGTCTCGGCTACATAGCCCACCACTCCGGTCAAAGGGCCATGGCGCTGAAACACTTTCACCAAGCGCTCGCACTGTGCCGGGACCTGGGCAACACCCACATCGAGGCGGAAGTCCAGGTCCACCTCGGCGAAACACTCCGCGCGGACGGCGAACACGATCAGGCTCGCCAGGCATGGCAGCGGGCCCTTCACCTCTATGAAGAACAGCACCGCGTGGCGAAGGCCGAGAGCCTCCGACAGGAACTGGCCGCCGTGCCGCCCTCTGCACCGTGAGCCGGAAAACGGCGATCCCAGCTTTCGCCCAGATCCTCCGGGGAAGATGAGTGACACCTGGCCGTCAGGTGACCCACCGAGACCAGGCGGACGAACGAACAACGAACGCTGAGGGAAGAATGCGACAAGTCAAAGGACTCCTAGTGGTATGGGCATCGGCCGGTGTACTCGGCCTGATCGCACCAGGCCTCCCACTCGCTTCGCACGACGCGGCCGTGTCCACGGCGAGAGCCGGCACCGTACCTCCGCCGGACTACTCACCGGCCGGAACCGCTTGGTGCACCAACAGCACCCCTGCGGGAAATTGGGAACCGTGTTGACCCAGCGAGGGCTCGGCCCTCACCGGAGCCGGCCACGGCAGGTGGCCTGATCTCGCGTTGCCGCAGCGATCACGTCGTGTCGAGGGGTCACGACGTGGTACCGGCTCGGCTCGCGGCGGTCGTGCCCTCGACACAGGCGACATCGGCCTTGTCGAGGGCGCGATGAGCGGCATCGAGGGTGCTCGCGGCTTCACGAGGTCCTGATACGAGCAGGACCTGCGGTGACGCCGCCGCGGCCCGGATGGAAGACTGTCCGGGTGATCACCCGGCTGCGGTCCTGTTGGTCCGCGATCCGGTACCTGGCAATCGGCGCGGCCTCCTCCATGGTCGCCTGGTTCGCTCTCATGGGCATGATCTTCGTGCTGCTGATGTGCCCGTTCGGCGTCGGGATCCCGGCGTTGCCGATCGCGCTCCAGCTGATCCGGCGTCCGGTCAACTTCGAACGACGGCGGGCCGCGCGCCTGCTGGGCGAGCCGATCCCCGAGCCGTACCGCGCCGGGAACCCGGTGACGGATCCGGCCTCACGGCGGGACCTCGGCTGGCTCGCCTTCCACGCCGCCACCGGCTTCGTCATCGGGACGTTCGCCGTCGCGCTGCCGCTCGGCGGCCTCCGGCAGATCATCTCGGCGTTCGTCTGGCCGTCCGTCGACGGTGGGGTGGAGAGCTCGCTCGGCTTCATGGTGACGTCCTGGCCACTCGCGGCGCTCAGCGCGATCACCGGCGTC
Proteins encoded in this region:
- a CDS encoding AfsR/SARP family transcriptional regulator translates to MTIGARGPSCKTQGILGFSLYPPSYLTRGGGALIEFGLLGEIEARWNGEPMELGHKRQRSVLVVLLTEPNRVMSADQLIDRVWARQPPRGARGTLYGYLYRLRQALAEASDVDIVRRSGGYALSVDLRAVDLHRFRDLIGRANEAEGECALTLFDEALGLWRGEAFAGIDLPFVNALRDTVNKERLAAQLDRNDLALRLGQHAVALPALAAMATENPLNERVACQLVLALYRDGRAAEALEHYEQIRRRLADEFGADPGSALRELYHRLLTADPALSAPVVPGRPSTPPRQLPSPPGSFVGRARELAELDGFLATRGDTDIVATIDGSGGIGKSWLTLHWAHRNLDQFPDGQLYWDLRGFDPAAGPAPPTVVLCGFIEALGIDPETIPTGTDAQAGLFRSVTANRRLLIILDNARDSAHVLPLLPGSPSCTVVVTSRNQLTSLTASHNARRLTVKALNTAEATELLTRKLGRERVISQPEAVAELLGHCAGLPLALGIVAARACTNPGFPLAVLADELHDVSTRLDALDTGEPTSSVRAVFSASYQALRPDVARVFRLLGLVPSPDISLAAVASLAGQPKAGTHIAMRGLEAAHLVQQPVPGRYRMHDLVRLYSAEHAQCDEPADSRTAAVRRLCLFHLQTAYAADRLVYPQRPPITLASAETGGVPHSIVDRASAMTWFEQEFPCLLAVQHLASEQGWDTLVWQLAWVLHSFFWRSGDWHDCVAAWSLGVAAADRLGAPDVQALARRNLGEVCAHVGDHDGALKNLEHALELAESSDDRAALVLTHRSLSVAWEQQGDDKRALRHAEDMLRLCEDTGDHLGTADALHGIGWLQARLGQHRRATATCEQALALVKQHDRREAEAAVLDSLGYIAHHSGQRAMALKHFHQALALCRDLGNTHIEAEVQVHLGETLRADGEHDQARQAWQRALHLYEEQHRVAKAESLRQELAAVPPSAP
- a CDS encoding ABC transporter ATP-binding protein, whose product is MNSGGTCALALESVSKVYGSGDGAVTALNGVTVGVRKGTFTAVMGPSGSGKSTFLHCAAGLDRPSSGRVLLGDTELSKLREKALTELRRTRIGFIFQAYNLLPSLNVLQNITLPMRLAGQKPDPQWLREIVEGVGIAKRLEHRPSELSGGQQQRVAIARALVTRPEVVLADEPTGALDTRTARQVLDLLRSIVDDMGQTVLMVTHDPVAASAAHGVLFLADGKLAGHLPQPTPERVAERMTHLGEW